In Drosophila yakuba strain Tai18E2 chromosome 2R, Prin_Dyak_Tai18E2_2.1, whole genome shotgun sequence, a single genomic region encodes these proteins:
- the LOC6531997 gene encoding uncharacterized serine-rich protein C215.13 — protein sequence MKSTIQMGTLCIVVLVLCCLDYSNSANSTSSSSPSSSSYSDTPKKVYLSNLTYSIVRRIRVGTTTTSSTSKSSRTRSNRKLNAKKTQAKRNQAKRSSKNRKSNSRRARG from the coding sequence ATGAAGTCAACTATTCAAATGGGCACCCTGTGCATCGTGGTCCTAGTGCTCTGCTGCCTGGATTATTCCAATTCGGCTAACTCCACCTCTTCCAGTTCCCCCAGTAGCTCTTCCTATTCAGACACGCCTAAGAAAGTGTACCTGAGCAACCTCACGTACTCGATTGTGAGAAGGATCCGTGtgggcaccaccaccaccagcagcaccagcaagaGTTCTAGGACCAGGAGCAACAGGAAACTGAACGCCAAGAAGACCCAGGCCAAACGGAACCAGGCCAAGCGCTCCAGCAAGAACAGGAAGTCGAACTCCCGCCGCGCCAGGGGCTAA
- the LOC6531998 gene encoding dnaJ-like protein 60, translating into MLRLCLPTRAGYVRNFSHDKPRKPETHYEVLNIRNDCSSREVRNAFVQLSKLYHPDVKSNAASPERTARFVQISEAYKTLIKPQRRRDYDDSLLWQPPRSDRSPVGETVSPGQAWDVRPNYDPNPGPYYGIRGLKRVSNWQVAVVLMALGFFGALFGFTSVRSSFQLSRQIQDEISAEANSHHAAVVADAQKYGNEEQVRRMVDRMSRSPFNQSSAK; encoded by the exons ATGCTGAGGCTGTGCCTCCCCACTCGAGCTGGATATGTGCGTAA TTTTTCCCACGACAAACCAAGAAAACCGGAAACGCACTATGAAGTTTTGAATATTCGCAATGATTGCAGTAGCCGAGAAGTCCGTAATGCCTTTGTCCAGCTCTCCAAATTG TACCATCCAGATGTTAAGAGCAATGCAGCGAGTCCGGAGAGAACAGCCCGGTTTGTGCAGATCTCCGAGGCGTACAAGACCCTGATAAAGCCGCAGCGGAGAAGAGACTACGATGACAGCCTGCTGTGGCAGCCACCGCGCTCGGATCGCAGTCCCGTGGGCGAGACGGTCAGTCCCGGCCAGGCGTGGGACGTGCGACCCAACTACGATCCCAATCCAGGACCATACTATGGCATACGGGGTCTCAAGAGGGTCTCCAACTGGCAGGTGGCAGTGGTTCTAATGGCCCTTGGCTTCTTTGGGGCACTTTTTGGCTTCACCTCCGTCAG GTCGTCCTTTCAGCTGAGTCGGCAGATACAGGATGAAATCTCCGCAGAGGCTAATTCCCACCATGCCGCCGTTGTGGCCGATGCGCAGAAGTACGGCAATGAGGAGCAAGTGCGTCGTATGGTGGACCGCATGTCGCGGAGTCCTTTCAACCAGTCTTCCGCTAAGTAA